Proteins from one Pelorhabdus rhamnosifermentans genomic window:
- the smpB gene encoding SsrA-binding protein SmpB, protein MQVKSGIKVVAENRKARHDYFIHESYEAGMVLTGTEVKSLRAGKANLRDSFARIENAEMMLHNVHISPYDQGNRFNQEPLRTRKLLMHKKEITKLLGQTQGKGYTLVPLKIYFTRGRAKVQIGLATGKKDYDKRQDMAERDSKREIDRALRDRQKS, encoded by the coding sequence GTGCAAGTTAAAAGTGGAATTAAAGTTGTTGCTGAAAATCGCAAAGCAAGGCATGATTATTTTATTCATGAAAGCTATGAAGCGGGGATGGTGCTAACAGGGACGGAAGTGAAATCACTTCGTGCTGGCAAGGCGAATCTCAGAGATAGTTTTGCTCGAATTGAAAATGCCGAAATGATGTTGCATAATGTACATATTAGTCCCTATGATCAAGGCAATCGTTTTAATCAAGAACCACTTAGAACGCGCAAGCTCTTAATGCACAAAAAAGAGATTACGAAGTTACTTGGTCAGACACAAGGCAAAGGTTACACTCTTGTTCCACTTAAAATTTATTTTACTCGTGGCAGAGCTAAGGTCCAGATCGGATTGGCAACAGGTAAAAAGGATTATGATAAGCGTCAGGATATGGCCGAACGTGATTCCAAGCGGGAAATAGACCGTGCGCTGCGAGATCGGCAAAAGTCGTAA
- a CDS encoding TIR domain-containing protein: MSHKTFISYKYSEAKILRDRIIEALGDNATYYKGETSDSPDLTDTSTENIKKNLTDMMYDTSVTIVILSPNMKKSEWIDWEMEYCLKNITRKNRTSHTNGVVGVIMKVDGGYEWLVNHLTNCHDKSVINYKDDKLYPIIHKNHFNSKPPKWHCEECQTYEWLNGSYIEYIEEDTFLSNPQKYINNAYEKSENDASGYDITEKR; encoded by the coding sequence ATGTCACATAAAACTTTTATATCTTATAAATACAGCGAAGCAAAAATATTGCGTGATAGAATTATCGAAGCATTAGGTGACAATGCTACTTATTATAAAGGGGAAACCAGCGACTCTCCAGACCTAACAGATACCTCAACTGAAAATATAAAAAAGAATTTAACTGATATGATGTACGATACATCAGTTACAATTGTAATTCTTTCTCCCAATATGAAAAAGAGTGAGTGGATTGATTGGGAAATGGAATACTGTCTTAAAAACATCACACGCAAGAATAGAACATCTCACACAAATGGTGTGGTTGGAGTCATTATGAAAGTTGATGGAGGATACGAGTGGCTTGTAAATCATCTTACAAACTGCCATGATAAATCGGTTATTAATTATAAAGACGATAAGTTGTATCCTATTATCCATAAAAATCATTTTAACTCAAAGCCACCCAAATGGCATTGCGAGGAGTGTCAGACTTATGAATGGTTAAATGGTTCATATATTGAGTATATTGAAGAAGACACGTTTTTGTCCAATCCGCAAAAATACATCAATAACGCTTATGAAAAGAGCGAAAATGATGCAAGTGGATATGACATTACCGAAAAAAGATGA
- a CDS encoding transposase, whose product MSKDRGVYGYDYRNYEACSSCQYKERCTRCQKGRSICRHVDQDFLDTIDLQTEINKDKYQLRQMIIEHVFGTKNEAGVRTTFWPGRSYRAEGRFLCPFWLINLKRAINILGPKEILKRLREKRESAMA is encoded by the coding sequence ATCAGCAAAGATAGAGGAGTCTATGGGTATGATTACAGAAATTACGAGGCATGTAGTTCTTGCCAGTATAAAGAACGCTGCACTAGATGCCAAAAAGGGCGCAGTATCTGCCGCCATGTCGATCAGGATTTTTTAGATACTATTGATCTACAGACTGAAATAAACAAGGACAAATATCAGCTGAGACAAATGATTATAGAGCATGTCTTTGGCACAAAAAACGAGGCTGGGGTGCGTACTACTTTCTGGCCAGGCAGAAGCTATCGGGCAGAGGGGAGATTTCTTTGTCCTTTTTGGCTTATTAACCTTAAGCGAGCCATAAATATATTGGGACCGAAAGAAATCCTTAAACGACTACGGGAAAAACGAGAATCCGCCATGGCGTAA